In one Natronoarchaeum mannanilyticum genomic region, the following are encoded:
- a CDS encoding mannonate dehydratase, with protein sequence MVRPALVLPPEPDERWELAKQMGVRDAVIHPLEIGDDKTNWTFDELRGLKNWLEADGLEFSVIEGSVPLTDRVRLGLEGRDEDIAEFKQFVRDCGELGISTICYDWMGGVRWARTEAHNEARGGSLVTGYDNAKMQGGPTVPASEQSREDIFSALAYFLEEVVPVAEEAGVKLGLHPDDPPRESVRGVPRIANSVENYERILNVVDSEHNGVTFCQGNFAAMGADVPAAIRRFGEKINFVHFRDVEGDADEFVETWHDNGPTDMHAAMAAYQEAVGPDVVMRPDHVPTMAGEDNSNPGYHTKGRMFAIGYMRGLLESVE encoded by the coding sequence ATGGTTCGCCCAGCGCTAGTGCTGCCGCCAGAGCCCGACGAACGGTGGGAACTGGCAAAGCAGATGGGAGTTAGAGACGCCGTCATCCACCCCCTGGAGATCGGCGACGACAAGACCAACTGGACGTTCGACGAGCTTCGAGGGCTCAAGAACTGGCTCGAAGCTGACGGCCTCGAATTTTCCGTTATCGAGGGCAGCGTCCCGTTGACCGACCGCGTCCGGCTCGGACTGGAGGGCCGCGACGAGGACATCGCGGAGTTCAAGCAGTTCGTCCGGGACTGCGGTGAACTCGGCATCTCGACGATTTGCTACGACTGGATGGGCGGCGTCCGGTGGGCCCGTACCGAAGCGCACAACGAGGCTCGGGGCGGCTCGCTGGTGACCGGCTACGACAACGCGAAGATGCAGGGTGGGCCGACCGTCCCCGCCTCCGAACAGTCCCGGGAGGACATCTTCTCGGCGCTGGCGTACTTCCTCGAGGAGGTCGTCCCCGTCGCCGAAGAAGCGGGCGTCAAGCTGGGACTGCATCCCGACGACCCGCCCCGCGAATCCGTCCGTGGCGTCCCCAGAATCGCCAACAGCGTCGAGAACTACGAGCGGATCCTGAACGTCGTCGACAGCGAGCACAACGGCGTGACGTTCTGCCAGGGCAACTTCGCGGCGATGGGCGCCGACGTCCCGGCCGCGATCCGCCGGTTCGGCGAGAAGATCAACTTCGTCCACTTCCGCGACGTCGAGGGCGACGCCGACGAGTTCGTGGAGACCTGGCACGACAACGGTCCGACCGACATGCACGCGGCGATGGCAGCCTATCAAGAGGCGGTCGGTCCCGACGTCGTGATGCGGCCGGACCACGTCCCGACGATGGCCGGCGAGGACAACTCCAACCCGGGCTACCACACGAAGGGGCGGATGTTCGCGATCGGGTACATGCGAGGTCTCCTCGAATCGGTCGAGTAA
- a CDS encoding IclR family transcriptional regulator, producing MTEIPEASTFDRQTAKTTVTTFRIIEALKRQSPAGVSDLAAELDLAKGTVHKHLSTLRKVNYVVQEGEQYRLSLRFIGLGTSVRTNQDVYRIAYESVEKLAEATGEVASIMIPEHGYGVYVVRVSASGRPDIDIREGESVPLTATAGGKAILSYMAPEERDRIIERHGLPDLTEHTITDPDELRDELRRVRNKRQAIDRGEYQPNQRCVATPITDEEGNPLAAVTVSGPSDRMSEKLADADFPSLVGSTADSIQSRLYR from the coding sequence ATGACCGAGATCCCGGAGGCGTCGACGTTCGATCGCCAGACCGCGAAGACGACCGTGACGACGTTTCGGATCATCGAGGCCCTCAAGCGGCAGTCGCCGGCGGGGGTCAGCGATCTCGCGGCCGAACTCGACCTGGCGAAAGGGACCGTTCACAAGCACCTCTCGACGCTCCGAAAGGTGAACTACGTCGTCCAGGAGGGCGAGCAGTACCGACTGAGCCTCCGCTTCATCGGACTGGGAACGAGCGTCCGGACGAACCAGGACGTCTACAGGATAGCGTACGAATCCGTCGAGAAGCTCGCCGAGGCGACCGGGGAAGTCGCGAGCATCATGATCCCCGAGCACGGATACGGCGTGTACGTCGTCCGGGTGAGCGCGTCGGGCCGTCCGGACATCGACATCCGAGAGGGCGAAAGCGTCCCGCTGACGGCGACCGCCGGCGGGAAGGCGATTCTCTCGTACATGGCGCCGGAGGAGCGCGACCGGATCATCGAGCGCCACGGACTCCCCGACCTGACCGAACACACCATCACCGATCCGGACGAACTCCGCGACGAACTCCGGCGAGTTCGGAACAAACGACAGGCGATCGACCGCGGCGAGTACCAGCCCAACCAGCGGTGCGTCGCCACGCCGATCACGGACGAGGAGGGGAACCCGCTGGCCGCCGTCACCGTATCGGGGCCGTCGGACCGGATGAGCGAGAAACTCGCCGACGCCGATTTCCCCAGTCTCGTCGGCAGCACCGCCGACTCGATCCAGAGCCGGCTCTACCGATAA
- a CDS encoding sulfatase-like hydrolase/transferase gives MVLTDQQRWDTLGAYRNPMDLTPTLDELAREGTLVEQAISPQPLCGPFRAALQTGKYATETGVWQSAIPLGEDEETLADLFSSAGYDVGYVGNWHLASTFDDPVPPEQRGGYDDFWLAADVPEFTTRPHEGQLFDANGNVVSYEDYRVDAFTDFAIEGIEELSEPFFLVVGYVEPHDQNDMWTFVAPDGYADRRSKNPYVPDDLTDRPGEWHQELPDYYGIVERIDEQIDYLLGELSERGLRDRTLLAYTSDHGCHFRTRPGEHKRTPHESAVRVPLVLSGPGFTDGHDVQSVRSLLDLPPTLLDVAGIDIPDYMRGDSLVPVARGGTADDGGEAFVQVSESQVGRALRTDRWKYAVAAPSMTGWRGGNADQSSDTYVERYLYDLWKDPGETVNLAGRPDYRDAADELRERLLEYIADVEDEQPTIKPLDRGFP, from the coding sequence GTGGTTCTGACCGATCAACAGCGGTGGGACACGCTCGGAGCCTACCGGAACCCGATGGATCTGACGCCGACGCTCGACGAGCTCGCACGAGAGGGCACCCTCGTCGAGCAGGCCATCTCGCCCCAGCCGCTGTGTGGTCCCTTCCGCGCGGCGCTACAGACGGGGAAATATGCGACCGAAACCGGCGTCTGGCAGAGCGCGATCCCGCTCGGTGAGGACGAAGAGACGCTCGCCGACCTGTTCTCGTCCGCGGGCTACGACGTCGGCTACGTCGGGAACTGGCACCTCGCGAGCACGTTCGACGATCCGGTCCCGCCGGAACAGCGCGGCGGGTACGACGACTTCTGGCTCGCGGCCGACGTGCCCGAGTTCACGACGCGCCCGCACGAGGGACAGCTGTTCGACGCGAACGGGAACGTGGTGAGCTACGAGGACTACCGCGTCGACGCGTTCACCGACTTCGCGATCGAGGGGATCGAAGAGCTCTCGGAGCCGTTCTTCCTCGTCGTCGGCTACGTCGAACCCCACGACCAGAACGACATGTGGACGTTCGTGGCGCCGGACGGATACGCCGATCGCCGCTCGAAAAACCCGTACGTTCCCGACGACCTGACGGACCGACCCGGCGAGTGGCACCAGGAGCTGCCGGACTACTACGGCATCGTCGAGCGCATCGACGAGCAGATCGACTACCTTCTCGGAGAGCTCTCCGAACGGGGACTGCGCGACCGGACGCTGCTCGCGTATACGTCCGATCACGGCTGTCACTTCCGAACGCGGCCGGGCGAACACAAACGCACACCGCACGAATCCGCGGTCCGGGTACCGCTCGTCCTCTCGGGCCCGGGCTTTACCGACGGCCACGACGTCCAGAGCGTCCGGAGCCTGCTCGACCTTCCGCCGACGCTGCTCGACGTCGCCGGAATCGACATCCCTGATTACATGCGCGGCGACAGTCTGGTCCCCGTCGCCCGAGGCGGGACGGCCGACGACGGCGGGGAGGCGTTCGTCCAGGTCAGCGAATCGCAAGTCGGCCGCGCGCTTCGGACCGACCGCTGGAAGTACGCTGTCGCTGCGCCGTCGATGACCGGTTGGCGCGGCGGAAACGCCGACCAGTCGAGCGATACCTACGTCGAACGCTATCTCTACGACCTCTGGAAAGATCCGGGTGAGACGGTTAACCTCGCCGGACGGCCGGATTACAGGGATGCCGCCGACGAGCTCAGAGAACGACTCCTCGAGTACATCGCCGACGTCGAGGACGAGCAGCCGACGATCAAACCGCTCGATCGGGGGTTTCCCTGA
- a CDS encoding glycoside hydrolase family 2 TIM barrel-domain containing protein: MDELGCNYARFAHYPHTEKMARRADEEGILLWEEIPPYHNINFGDEEVQKLYRQQLRELIQRDWNRASVVLWSIANETDHTDETRNEVLPEMADYVRDLDDTRLVTAACFVDETDDGIVLQDPLEEHLDVIGINEYFGWYYGDADDMEHFQDNPDGTPVVVSETGGGAKWGNHGSEEDRWTEEFQAEIYRGQTKALSEIDQIAGMSPWILFDFRAPLRQSEYQRGYNRKGVVDQRGRKKQAFHVLREFYESEEL; the protein is encoded by the coding sequence ATCGACGAGCTGGGCTGTAACTACGCGCGGTTCGCTCACTACCCTCACACCGAGAAGATGGCCCGGCGGGCGGACGAAGAGGGGATCCTCCTGTGGGAAGAGATCCCGCCGTACCACAACATCAACTTCGGTGACGAAGAGGTCCAGAAGTTGTACCGCCAGCAACTCCGAGAACTGATCCAGCGCGACTGGAACCGCGCGTCGGTCGTGCTGTGGTCGATCGCCAACGAGACCGATCACACGGACGAGACCCGAAACGAGGTCCTTCCCGAGATGGCCGACTACGTTCGCGACCTCGACGATACGCGCCTCGTGACCGCGGCCTGTTTCGTCGACGAAACCGACGACGGGATCGTCCTGCAGGACCCCCTCGAGGAGCACCTCGACGTGATCGGCATTAACGAGTACTTCGGATGGTACTACGGCGACGCCGACGACATGGAACACTTCCAGGACAATCCCGACGGAACGCCGGTGGTCGTCTCCGAGACAGGCGGCGGCGCCAAGTGGGGCAACCACGGGAGCGAGGAGGACCGCTGGACCGAGGAGTTCCAGGCCGAGATCTACCGCGGCCAGACCAAGGCCCTCAGCGAGATCGACCAGATCGCCGGCATGTCGCCGTGGATCCTCTTCGATTTCCGCGCGCCGCTACGCCAGAGCGAGTACCAGCGCGGGTACAACCGGAAGGGCGTCGTCGACCAGCGGGGTCGCAAGAAGCAGGCGTTCCACGTCCTCCGGGAGTTCTACGAGTCCGAAGAACTCTGA
- a CDS encoding SDR family oxidoreductase, with protein sequence MSVPNDFDIDGKVCVLTGGSGVLGTEMAKAIGENGGKVVILARGEEGLQETSDELAELDIEHMTISASVLDRVELDAAAETVVEKYGRIDVLINAAGGNSPDATTGSETSFFDLPKEGLETVMNVNFVGTVLASQAFGQYMVEQGEGAILNVSSMNAFTPLTKIPGYSGAKAAVSNFTEWLAVHMAHEYSPDIRVNAIAPGFFLTEQNRYLLIDEETGEYTDRGQAIIDHTPQDRFGDPEDLSTTVLWLISPGAEFVDGAVIPIDGGFSAYSGV encoded by the coding sequence ATGAGTGTGCCCAACGACTTCGATATCGACGGGAAGGTATGCGTGTTGACAGGCGGATCGGGTGTCCTTGGCACGGAGATGGCGAAAGCGATCGGTGAAAACGGCGGGAAAGTCGTCATTCTGGCGCGGGGCGAGGAGGGCTTACAGGAAACCAGCGACGAGCTTGCGGAGCTAGATATCGAGCACATGACGATCTCGGCATCGGTACTCGACCGCGTCGAACTGGACGCAGCCGCAGAGACGGTCGTCGAGAAGTACGGTCGGATCGACGTCCTGATCAACGCTGCAGGCGGCAACAGTCCCGACGCGACCACGGGGTCTGAGACGTCCTTTTTCGACCTTCCGAAGGAGGGTCTCGAAACGGTCATGAACGTGAACTTCGTCGGGACGGTGTTAGCGTCACAGGCGTTCGGCCAATACATGGTCGAGCAGGGCGAGGGCGCCATCCTGAACGTCTCGTCGATGAACGCGTTCACGCCGCTGACGAAGATCCCGGGGTACTCTGGCGCGAAGGCGGCAGTCTCGAACTTCACGGAATGGCTGGCGGTCCACATGGCACACGAGTACTCGCCGGACATTCGCGTCAACGCGATCGCACCGGGATTCTTCCTCACCGAGCAGAATCGCTATCTACTGATCGACGAGGAGACGGGCGAGTATACGGATCGGGGGCAAGCGATTATCGATCACACGCCACAGGACAGATTCGGAGACCCGGAGGACCTGTCGACGACCGTCCTGTGGCTAATCTCTCCCGGTGCGGAGTTCGTCGACGGGGCAGTCATACCCATCGACGGAGGGTTCTCCGCATATAGCGGAGTGTGA
- a CDS encoding universal stress protein → MAIETVLLAVNDEDDERIERMIDVVLDVAKPLDATVVIAHVIPEDHEELSTSSVPLAGSSAPYILSDDEYADLLDEYPLEEYDVDDVVAHQKTVQSAVDRLADTGVDYQIRGAVGEPGDGIVALADEVAADRVVVSGRHRSPTDKVIFGSVAQSVLLKSPAPVTFVRDN, encoded by the coding sequence ATGGCAATCGAGACAGTCCTGCTTGCCGTTAACGACGAAGACGACGAACGCATAGAACGAATGATTGACGTAGTCCTCGATGTCGCAAAGCCGCTCGACGCGACGGTCGTCATCGCTCACGTCATCCCGGAGGACCACGAGGAGCTCTCGACGAGCTCCGTACCGCTCGCGGGATCGTCGGCCCCGTACATCCTTTCTGACGACGAGTACGCCGATCTGCTCGACGAGTACCCGCTCGAGGAGTACGACGTCGATGACGTCGTCGCTCACCAGAAGACGGTCCAGTCGGCCGTCGACAGGCTAGCCGACACCGGCGTCGACTACCAGATCCGCGGGGCAGTGGGCGAACCGGGCGACGGGATCGTCGCCTTGGCAGACGAAGTTGCCGCTGATCGAGTCGTCGTCAGCGGCCGACATCGCTCACCCACAGACAAGGTGATCTTCGGGAGCGTCGCCCAGTCCGTGCTGCTCAAGTCGCCCGCCCCGGTCACGTTCGTCCGCGATAACTGA
- a CDS encoding MFS transporter produces the protein MSTKDSHSFNYPQLITLLLIPVMAAFSGALINPTIPAIQETFSHLPNSETLAQMVSTMSAPIVVIVAPIVGYLLDRYRRKPVLIASILIYGFGTSIAFFLDSIYLILLTRVFDGIAVATLMVTVPTLISDYYSGRRRESVMGWYGAIQSGGGAVAALIGGAIASVNWRFIFPIYALALLLLPPVIRYLPEPNVTTTVNDDEVGRVEAAINIARESPLLILLVVYFLVTFGMLTMNLIQIEVPYYLRESIGVSSGMTGIALSAAMVAMVVSASMYGRLRKKLQHATILMGAFGIAAIGYAIISVTNVFAIVLVGILVASGGIGFLLPTANDWVAAIVQEEYRGRALSGVTMMMYLGFAISPFVPTPLIDTFGRSTMLLIWAGFLLVVTVGLGVLGLTDWDSDSSTHASKAD, from the coding sequence ATGTCTACAAAAGATTCACACTCGTTCAACTATCCGCAGCTCATCACGCTTCTGCTCATCCCCGTGATGGCCGCGTTCTCGGGGGCACTGATCAATCCGACCATCCCGGCGATCCAGGAGACGTTCTCGCACCTGCCGAACTCGGAGACGCTCGCACAGATGGTCAGCACGATGTCGGCGCCGATCGTGGTGATCGTCGCACCGATCGTCGGCTACCTGCTCGATCGCTACAGGCGAAAGCCGGTGCTGATCGCCTCGATCCTGATCTACGGATTCGGGACCAGCATCGCGTTCTTTCTGGACTCGATCTACCTGATCCTCCTCACGAGGGTCTTCGACGGGATCGCGGTGGCGACGCTCATGGTGACCGTGCCGACGCTCATTTCGGACTACTACTCCGGAAGGCGCCGCGAGTCCGTCATGGGTTGGTACGGCGCGATTCAGTCGGGCGGCGGCGCGGTCGCCGCGCTCATCGGGGGTGCGATCGCCTCCGTCAACTGGCGCTTCATCTTCCCGATCTACGCGCTGGCGCTTCTGTTGCTCCCGCCGGTCATCCGGTACCTGCCCGAACCGAACGTGACGACGACCGTCAACGACGACGAGGTCGGCCGGGTCGAGGCCGCGATCAACATCGCGCGCGAGTCGCCCCTGCTGATCTTGCTCGTCGTGTACTTCCTGGTCACGTTCGGCATGCTGACGATGAACCTCATCCAGATCGAGGTGCCGTACTACCTGCGAGAGTCGATCGGGGTCAGCAGCGGGATGACCGGCATCGCGCTATCGGCCGCTATGGTCGCTATGGTCGTCTCCGCCTCAATGTACGGACGACTCCGGAAGAAGCTACAGCACGCGACGATCCTGATGGGTGCATTCGGGATCGCGGCGATCGGCTACGCGATCATCAGCGTGACGAACGTCTTCGCGATCGTCCTCGTCGGTATCCTCGTCGCGTCCGGCGGGATCGGATTTCTCCTGCCGACGGCCAACGACTGGGTGGCTGCGATCGTTCAAGAAGAGTATCGTGGGCGTGCGCTTAGTGGCGTCACGATGATGATGTACCTCGGCTTCGCGATCTCGCCGTTCGTTCCCACCCCCCTAATCGACACGTTCGGCCGGAGTACGATGCTGCTCATCTGGGCCGGGTTCCTCCTCGTCGTCACGGTCGGTCTCGGTGTGCTCGGACTGACCGACTGGGACTCGGATTCGTCGACTCACGCCTCCAAGGCCGATTAA
- a CDS encoding glycoside hydrolase family 2 protein, whose protein sequence is MQLLEYPRDSHSLDGTWQAIPDQYEMFRDYFDDFVEDDDGESAALPDDGNDEEGQPALSFESIYEPSASGDDDITDFNIYDGYSVDLPASWGEEIPEFRHFEGWVWFARTFDRAEFDEDDRTFLRFGAVNYKAEVWLNGERLGDHEGGYTPFSFEITDELEDGENVIVVRMDNSRYEDGIPNESTDWYNFGGINRSVDLVSVPESHLRNFKVETSLADDSVNVQVDAWIDGPETGADGSVALPELGVDEPLASDGDGRLSAEFTIDRDDVTLWSPESPRLYDVEVTYGEDAITDRVGLREIDVQGSDVLVNGETVWLRGIALHEEAAGKGRALDTEDVQTRFQWINELGCNFARLAHYPHTEEMARTADEEGILLWEEVPAYWDINFGDEEIQELYRQQLRELIQRDWNRASVALWSIANETDHNDETRNEVLPEMADYVRDLDDTRLVTAACFVDETDDGIVLQDPLEEHLDVVGVNEYYGWYYGDADDLQGLQEESDGTPIVISETGGGAKWGNHGSEEDRWTEEFQAEIYRGQIEGASTNDQIAGMSPWILFDFRAPMRQNEYQRGYNRKGVVDQHGRKKQAFHVLREFYESEEL, encoded by the coding sequence ATGCAACTGTTAGAGTATCCGCGAGACAGCCACTCGCTCGACGGCACCTGGCAGGCGATTCCCGACCAGTACGAGATGTTTCGGGACTACTTCGACGACTTCGTCGAAGACGACGATGGCGAGTCGGCAGCGCTCCCCGACGATGGCAACGACGAGGAGGGGCAGCCGGCGCTGAGTTTCGAGTCGATCTACGAGCCCAGCGCCTCGGGCGACGACGACATCACCGACTTCAACATCTACGACGGCTACTCGGTCGATCTGCCCGCCAGCTGGGGCGAGGAGATTCCCGAGTTCCGCCACTTCGAGGGCTGGGTCTGGTTCGCCCGGACGTTCGACAGAGCCGAATTCGACGAGGACGACCGCACCTTCCTGCGCTTCGGCGCCGTCAACTACAAGGCCGAAGTCTGGCTCAACGGCGAGCGCCTCGGCGACCACGAAGGCGGCTACACGCCTTTCAGCTTTGAGATCACCGACGAACTCGAAGACGGCGAGAACGTCATCGTCGTCCGGATGGACAACAGCCGCTACGAGGACGGGATTCCGAACGAGAGCACCGACTGGTACAACTTCGGCGGCATCAACCGCTCGGTCGATCTCGTCTCGGTCCCCGAATCGCACCTCCGGAACTTCAAGGTCGAGACCTCGCTCGCTGACGACTCGGTCAACGTGCAGGTCGACGCCTGGATCGACGGCCCCGAGACGGGTGCCGACGGCTCGGTCGCGCTCCCGGAGCTCGGCGTCGACGAGCCGCTCGCGTCCGACGGCGACGGCCGCCTCAGCGCCGAGTTCACGATCGACCGAGACGACGTGACGCTGTGGAGCCCCGAGAGCCCGCGGCTGTACGACGTCGAGGTCACCTACGGCGAGGACGCCATCACCGATCGCGTCGGACTGCGCGAGATCGACGTTCAGGGGAGCGACGTGCTGGTCAACGGCGAGACGGTGTGGCTCCGCGGGATCGCGCTCCACGAAGAAGCTGCCGGCAAGGGACGCGCGCTCGACACCGAAGACGTGCAGACGCGCTTCCAGTGGATCAACGAGCTGGGCTGTAACTTCGCGCGGCTTGCACACTATCCCCACACCGAAGAGATGGCCCGAACGGCCGACGAGGAGGGGATCCTCCTGTGGGAAGAGGTCCCGGCCTACTGGGACATCAACTTCGGCGACGAGGAGATTCAGGAGCTGTACCGCCAGCAGCTCCGCGAGCTGATCCAGCGCGACTGGAACCGCGCCTCCGTTGCACTGTGGTCGATCGCCAACGAGACCGACCACAACGACGAGACGCGGAACGAAGTGCTTCCCGAAATGGCCGACTACGTCCGCGACCTCGACGACACGCGCCTCGTGACCGCGGCCTGTTTCGTCGACGAAACCGACGACGGGATCGTCCTGCAGGACCCCCTCGAGGAACACCTCGACGTCGTCGGCGTCAACGAGTACTACGGCTGGTACTACGGCGATGCGGACGACCTTCAGGGGCTCCAGGAAGAGTCCGACGGGACGCCGATCGTCATCTCCGAGACGGGCGGTGGCGCCAAGTGGGGCAACCACGGGAGCGAGGAGGACCGCTGGACCGAGGAGTTCCAGGCCGAGATCTACCGCGGCCAGATCGAAGGCGCCAGCACCAACGACCAAATCGCCGGCATGTCGCCGTGGATCCTCTTCGATTTCCGCGCGCCGATGCGACAGAACGAGTACCAGCGTGGGTACAACCGGAAGGGCGTCGTCGACCAGCACGGTCGCAAGAAGCAGGCGTTCCACGTCCTCCGGGAGTTCTACGAGTCCGAGGAACTCTAA
- the melA gene encoding alpha-galactosidase, with protein MPTIAFIGAGSMVFATNLIGDILSYEALADSEIRLMDIDEHRLEQTTEVAEAMVDNEDLDAAIESTTDRREALDGADYVLNMINVGGTEPFENEIRIPEKYGIEQAIGDTTGPGGVFRGLRTIPEMLDIARDMEELCPDALLMNYTNPMAIVCKAVYEATDIEVVGLCHSVPHTVEAIAEYVDVPTDELDYWVAGINHMAFFLEAEHDGESVYPQLREAYHDEETYRKDTVRFEMLRHFGLFPTESSHHMSEYVPYFRTDEDVVEELTGTDYAERMATATYLEGWKERSAERDSSELDVDLDEVGVDRSEEYAARLIHSLETGTPRRFNLNVRNDDGAITNLPNDACVEVPVFADGSGLHRCSVGELPTAVAALDQQHTAVYELAVEGALEGDRSKVHKAIKLDPLSSAACTLEELHEMTEELIEANREYLPALEFPESERTAIPTTADD; from the coding sequence ATGCCAACGATCGCGTTTATCGGAGCCGGTAGTATGGTGTTCGCGACGAACCTGATCGGTGACATTCTCTCGTACGAGGCGCTGGCCGACAGCGAGATACGGCTGATGGACATCGACGAACACAGGCTCGAACAGACCACCGAGGTCGCGGAGGCGATGGTCGACAACGAGGATCTCGACGCCGCCATCGAATCCACGACCGATCGCCGGGAGGCGCTCGACGGCGCCGATTACGTCCTCAACATGATCAACGTCGGCGGGACGGAGCCGTTCGAAAACGAGATCCGGATCCCCGAAAAGTACGGGATCGAACAGGCTATCGGCGACACGACGGGACCGGGCGGCGTCTTCCGCGGGCTGCGGACGATCCCCGAGATGCTCGATATCGCTCGCGACATGGAGGAGCTCTGCCCCGACGCGCTGCTGATGAACTACACGAATCCGATGGCGATCGTCTGCAAGGCCGTCTACGAGGCGACCGACATCGAAGTTGTCGGGCTGTGCCATTCGGTTCCCCACACCGTCGAGGCGATCGCCGAGTACGTCGACGTTCCGACGGACGAACTCGACTACTGGGTGGCGGGCATCAACCACATGGCGTTTTTCCTCGAAGCGGAACACGACGGGGAGTCGGTGTATCCCCAGCTCCGGGAGGCGTACCACGACGAGGAAACGTATCGAAAGGATACGGTTCGGTTCGAGATGCTGCGCCACTTCGGCCTGTTCCCGACCGAATCCAGCCACCACATGAGCGAGTACGTGCCGTACTTCCGCACCGACGAGGACGTCGTCGAGGAGCTGACGGGCACCGATTACGCAGAGCGGATGGCGACGGCGACGTACCTCGAGGGTTGGAAGGAACGATCCGCCGAACGGGACAGCTCCGAACTCGACGTGGACCTCGACGAGGTCGGAGTCGATCGCTCCGAGGAGTACGCGGCGCGGTTGATCCACTCGCTGGAAACCGGCACCCCCCGACGGTTCAACCTCAACGTCCGCAACGACGACGGCGCGATCACCAACCTGCCGAACGACGCGTGCGTCGAGGTCCCCGTCTTCGCCGACGGCTCCGGGCTCCACCGGTGTTCAGTCGGCGAGCTACCCACGGCGGTCGCGGCGCTCGATCAGCAACACACCGCGGTCTACGAGCTCGCCGTCGAGGGGGCGCTCGAAGGGGATCGCTCGAAAGTCCACAAGGCGATCAAGCTCGATCCGCTCTCCTCGGCGGCCTGTACCCTCGAGGAGCTCCACGAGATGACCGAGGAACTGATCGAGGCAAATCGGGAGTACCTCCCTGCCTTGGAATTCCCCGAGAGCGAGCGCACCGCGATTCCGACCACCGCTGACGATTGA
- a CDS encoding IclR family transcriptional regulator, whose protein sequence is MGKDENGTETGNRINAVENAFTIIERMQELEQCGVSELADTLDIPKSTAHVYLKTLEELGYVVKENGRYRLSMRFLELGGLVRHNRSIYQAARSEVDTLSQTTGEVGTIGYEEDGMRVLVYRSEPVEGVSDNAPTGEFTEMHWTAVGKVLLAQHTDEEVQTIVKRHGLPTATENTITELDELLEEVAEIRTRGYAIEDEERVTGIKSVAVPIAGNGSGSGNSAISIAGPKHRFGAERIEEELLPELRNTANVIELQSRHY, encoded by the coding sequence ATGGGCAAGGATGAGAACGGTACGGAAACGGGGAACCGGATTAACGCGGTGGAAAACGCGTTCACGATTATTGAACGAATGCAGGAACTAGAACAGTGCGGAGTCTCCGAGCTGGCGGACACCCTCGACATCCCAAAGAGCACCGCTCACGTCTACCTCAAGACGCTCGAAGAACTCGGGTACGTGGTCAAGGAAAACGGCCGGTACCGGCTCAGTATGCGATTTCTTGAGCTCGGTGGACTCGTTCGTCACAATCGCAGTATCTACCAAGCGGCGCGATCGGAAGTCGATACGCTCTCACAGACGACGGGCGAAGTGGGGACCATCGGCTACGAGGAAGACGGGATGCGCGTACTCGTCTATCGGTCTGAGCCCGTCGAAGGCGTCTCGGACAACGCGCCGACCGGCGAATTCACCGAGATGCACTGGACCGCTGTGGGGAAAGTCCTCCTTGCACAGCACACCGACGAGGAGGTCCAGACTATCGTCAAGCGGCACGGACTTCCTACCGCGACGGAAAACACCATCACCGAGCTCGACGAACTGCTCGAGGAAGTTGCCGAGATACGGACGCGGGGATACGCTATCGAAGACGAGGAACGGGTTACTGGGATCAAGTCCGTCGCCGTCCCCATCGCTGGCAACGGATCGGGGTCGGGAAACTCCGCGATCTCGATCGCTGGCCCGAAACACCGATTCGGCGCAGAACGGATCGAGGAAGAGCTGCTTCCCGAACTTCGGAACACCGCGAACGTGATCGAACTCCAGTCCAGACATTACTGA